Proteins co-encoded in one Rhizobium sp. NZLR1 genomic window:
- a CDS encoding carbohydrate ABC transporter permease, which yields MVRIDFEKYARGQRIRWWAMRFAIYGLLVTWAFVCIFPLFWTVSTSFKTAADVMRGNLIPWFNFAPNWLGWRSLGLSPDTIFQISTVRDEFMRRLWNSVIISVAASALAVVLGSLAAYGLSRFSYKFGHMRNSDISFFFLSQLIMPPVVLALPFLVLYKELALLDTYVGMIAVYTLMVLPIVVWIMRDQFATVPVELEEAALVDGLSIWGAFARIIVPLVLPGMVAAFLLALILCWNEYFFAALLTSTNTNTLPVMIASQTGSQGINWWSMAALSTAGILPLVVVSVMLEKHIIAGMTAGAVK from the coding sequence ATGGTTCGGATCGATTTCGAAAAATACGCGCGCGGTCAGCGCATTCGTTGGTGGGCCATGCGTTTCGCCATCTACGGCCTGCTGGTCACCTGGGCATTTGTCTGCATTTTCCCGCTGTTCTGGACGGTCTCGACCTCGTTCAAGACAGCGGCTGACGTCATGCGCGGCAACCTGATCCCCTGGTTCAATTTTGCCCCCAACTGGCTTGGCTGGCGCTCGCTCGGGCTCTCCCCGGATACGATTTTCCAGATCTCGACCGTGCGCGACGAGTTCATGCGCAGGCTCTGGAACAGCGTCATCATTTCGGTCGCGGCATCGGCTCTTGCGGTCGTGCTCGGATCGCTCGCGGCCTATGGCCTCAGCCGTTTTTCGTACAAGTTCGGCCATATGCGCAACTCCGACATTTCGTTCTTCTTCTTGTCGCAGCTCATAATGCCGCCGGTCGTTCTCGCCCTGCCGTTCCTCGTTCTCTACAAGGAACTGGCGCTGCTGGACACTTATGTGGGAATGATCGCCGTCTATACACTGATGGTCCTGCCGATTGTCGTCTGGATCATGCGCGACCAGTTCGCCACGGTTCCGGTTGAGCTCGAGGAGGCAGCGCTTGTCGACGGACTGTCGATCTGGGGCGCGTTTGCCCGCATCATCGTGCCGCTCGTTCTGCCGGGCATGGTGGCCGCCTTTCTGCTGGCGCTGATCTTGTGCTGGAACGAATATTTTTTCGCCGCGCTGCTGACTTCCACCAATACCAATACATTGCCGGTGATGATTGCCAGCCAGACGGGCAGCCAGGGCATCAATTGGTGGTCGATGGCGGCTCTTTCCACCGCCGGCATCCTTCCACTGGTTGTTGTCAGCGTCATGCTGGAAAAGCATATCATCGCCGGGATGACCGCGGGAGCGGTAAAGTAG
- the rbsK gene encoding ribokinase: protein MSGKSGIVILGIFAADTAYKAKRLPHIAETLMGSGFTLGPGGKGSNQAIAAAKAGGTVTFISRVGNDPFGEMALAAYAAAGVKANVMKMDGVSSGAAFIFVDEMSGDNAIIVAPGAAGLIGIEDVDANRAEIESAAIFMTQLEQPLDAAVHGLTMAKRAGGTTIFNPAPARTLPDSIYGLCDFIVPNEVEAAELAGHAIETDDQARAAARTLLDRGARAVIITLGARGAFYHTAGQSEFVPAFSAGNVVDTTGAGDAFLGGFATAISEGYAPIEAVRFGCATAAIAVTRPGTAPAMPSRAEIDALLR, encoded by the coding sequence ATGAGCGGGAAAAGCGGAATCGTCATTCTGGGTATTTTTGCCGCCGACACCGCCTATAAGGCCAAGCGCCTGCCCCATATTGCCGAGACGCTGATGGGGTCGGGCTTCACGCTTGGGCCGGGAGGCAAGGGCTCCAACCAGGCAATAGCCGCGGCAAAGGCCGGCGGCACGGTAACCTTCATCTCTCGGGTCGGCAACGACCCGTTCGGCGAGATGGCCCTTGCGGCCTATGCCGCGGCCGGCGTCAAAGCCAATGTGATGAAGATGGACGGCGTTTCCAGCGGTGCTGCCTTCATCTTCGTCGACGAAATGAGCGGCGACAATGCCATCATCGTCGCGCCGGGTGCTGCTGGTCTAATCGGCATAGAAGATGTCGATGCGAACCGGGCGGAGATCGAAAGCGCCGCCATTTTTATGACCCAGCTTGAACAACCGCTCGACGCGGCTGTCCATGGCCTGACGATGGCGAAAAGGGCAGGGGGCACCACGATTTTCAATCCGGCGCCCGCCCGCACGCTACCGGACAGCATCTATGGCCTGTGCGATTTCATCGTTCCAAACGAGGTGGAGGCGGCCGAATTGGCGGGGCATGCGATCGAAACGGATGACCAGGCACGAGCCGCGGCCCGTACCCTGCTGGATCGCGGAGCGAGAGCGGTCATCATCACCCTCGGTGCACGCGGCGCTTTCTATCACACGGCCGGTCAGAGCGAATTTGTACCCGCCTTTTCTGCGGGCAACGTCGTCGACACTACGGGCGCTGGCGATGCCTTCCTGGGCGGCTTCGCGACAGCGATCTCCGAAGGATATGCGCCGATCGAGGCCGTCCGCTTCGGTTGCGCGACGGCGGCAATCGCCGTGACCCGGCCAGGCACGGCCCCCGCCATGCCTTCGCGCGCCGAGATCGACGCCTTGCTGCGCTAG
- a CDS encoding helix-turn-helix domain-containing protein has protein sequence MSENSAPQFSFRFRGSSFDNMVETLGGAFGAFDAEPVGRAQEFHWGLDFAATDDAVLLTGYHEAEFQFNIEPTVDTAEYLSIVVPRSGGMGVTYGPRVAEAGQGKLLLYNNFEPNSVIMHGQANVIDELLVNWPVILQTIGQTFEMPFSGSLDLLPELDLSKPAGRMIGSLTETIIQGMRDDGPLLQSPIAMAHLTQALADLVVRLVPHRLSHFLENGPALIAPRHVRKAIEFMHANIDQPITMPKVAEAAGVSSRALETGFRAFRDTSPAAYLLTLRLRAARQDLLDPESKDTMKAVCLKWGFFHFGRFSAVYKTTYGEYPSDTRKRAMRR, from the coding sequence ATGTCGGAAAATAGCGCGCCGCAATTCTCATTTCGATTTCGCGGCTCGTCCTTCGACAACATGGTCGAAACCCTCGGAGGCGCTTTTGGCGCATTCGATGCAGAGCCTGTCGGCCGGGCTCAGGAGTTCCACTGGGGATTGGATTTTGCCGCGACTGACGATGCGGTACTGCTCACCGGTTATCATGAGGCCGAGTTTCAGTTCAATATCGAGCCGACCGTCGATACGGCGGAGTATCTGTCGATCGTTGTGCCACGCAGCGGCGGTATGGGGGTCACCTATGGCCCCCGCGTCGCCGAGGCCGGGCAAGGAAAACTGCTTCTTTACAATAATTTCGAACCCAACAGCGTCATCATGCACGGGCAAGCGAACGTCATCGACGAGCTGCTGGTCAACTGGCCCGTCATCCTGCAGACGATCGGCCAGACCTTCGAGATGCCCTTCAGCGGCTCTCTCGACCTGCTGCCAGAACTCGATCTATCCAAGCCGGCCGGCCGGATGATCGGCAGCCTCACGGAAACGATCATCCAGGGCATGCGCGACGATGGCCCCTTGCTGCAGTCGCCGATTGCCATGGCGCACCTGACGCAGGCGCTGGCCGATCTGGTCGTACGCCTGGTGCCTCACCGGCTGTCGCATTTCCTGGAGAACGGGCCTGCCCTGATCGCACCCCGGCATGTCCGCAAGGCGATCGAATTCATGCACGCCAATATCGATCAGCCGATCACCATGCCGAAGGTGGCCGAAGCGGCGGGCGTATCCAGTCGGGCGCTGGAAACCGGTTTTCGTGCCTTCAGGGATACCTCTCCCGCAGCATACCTGCTGACGCTCCGTCTGCGCGCAGCGCGCCAGGATTTGCTCGATCCAGAGAGCAAGGACACCATGAAGGCCGTCTGCCTCAAATGGGGTTTCTTTCATTTCGGCCGGTTTTCCGCGGTTTATAAAACGACATACGGGGAATATCCGTCCGACACCAGGAAGCGCGCGATGCGGCGATAA
- a CDS encoding sugar ABC transporter permease, producing MSTVEGDLLHTVEAGSISASRRFWGQAVLWLSAIWFVTSFALQGAHALGWIDWGFSNWRPILYAYFLWAAVLCVTRVVIYGESGKKALFVLPAALFVVSMVVFPLIFALWIGFSDWNLASSAGRRFNGFDNVRRMITDPFYGNALLNMILYCLAIVVEYAIAFGLALLLNQEILARKFWRVTFLVPLMLSPVAVSWMAGKSMMETRFGPVARFARWLGWENPSFFGDPLVARLSIMIMDAWTFIPFMMIMLLAGLQGLSREVLEAAEVDGATRWQRFWKVIFPLMLPVSVTAVMIRIIFKLKLADIIITVTSGGPGGATDSVTSFIYREYRDRSNVGYGTLLALVYLVIIVFGMTGLMKISDRIVKRMTGRL from the coding sequence ATGTCGACAGTCGAAGGCGACCTGCTGCACACGGTCGAAGCCGGCTCAATTTCCGCGAGCCGTCGTTTCTGGGGCCAAGCGGTTCTGTGGCTGAGCGCCATATGGTTCGTAACGTCATTTGCATTGCAGGGTGCCCATGCGTTGGGCTGGATCGATTGGGGTTTTTCGAACTGGCGCCCGATACTTTATGCCTATTTTCTCTGGGCCGCAGTTCTCTGCGTCACCCGCGTCGTCATTTACGGCGAGTCGGGCAAGAAGGCGCTTTTTGTTCTACCGGCCGCGCTTTTCGTTGTGTCGATGGTGGTATTCCCGCTGATCTTTGCGCTCTGGATCGGCTTTTCTGATTGGAACCTCGCCTCTTCGGCCGGGCGGCGCTTCAACGGGTTCGACAATGTACGCCGGATGATCACCGATCCGTTCTATGGCAATGCCCTGCTCAACATGATCCTTTATTGCCTGGCGATCGTCGTCGAATACGCAATCGCGTTCGGCCTGGCATTGCTCCTCAATCAGGAAATCCTTGCCCGCAAGTTCTGGCGCGTCACCTTTCTGGTGCCCTTGATGTTGTCGCCGGTCGCGGTGAGCTGGATGGCCGGCAAGTCGATGATGGAAACCCGCTTCGGCCCGGTCGCGCGGTTCGCCCGCTGGCTCGGCTGGGAAAATCCCTCCTTCTTCGGCGATCCGCTCGTGGCGCGGCTTTCGATCATGATTATGGATGCCTGGACCTTCATTCCGTTCATGATGATCATGCTGCTCGCCGGACTGCAGGGCCTGTCGCGGGAAGTGCTGGAGGCGGCCGAAGTCGATGGTGCCACCAGGTGGCAACGCTTTTGGAAGGTGATTTTCCCGCTCATGCTGCCGGTTTCGGTAACGGCGGTGATGATCCGCATCATCTTCAAGCTCAAGCTCGCCGACATCATCATTACGGTGACATCGGGAGGTCCCGGCGGGGCGACCGATTCCGTCACTAGTTTCATCTATCGCGAATATCGCGACCGTTCAAATGTTGGATACGGCACCCTTCTCGCGCTCGTCTATCTGGTGATCATCGTTTTCGGCATGACCGGGCTGATGAAGATTTCCGACCGTATCGTGAAGCGCATGACAGGAAGGCTCTGA
- a CDS encoding LacI family DNA-binding transcriptional regulator, whose protein sequence is MSKMPTVKDVAEYAGVSVGTVSRVLSGEAAVKPVLREKVSAAISALGYRPNVTARALRTSKTDVIGLVVPDITNPFFAQLAASVERAALECGHSLMLASSHDDREAEQSHVFAFLDRSVRGIIVVASSDGSGLPLEGAVPIISLDRRFGTFPLVSTNHAQAAALIADHLYGLGHRHIAYIAGPPDTEAGRMRKEGFVSRIDLFGKTGEAVELEIAYGKFDYESGEKVARDLLSRPPQDRPTAIAAASDQQAIGALRAARDLTIDVPRKLSVTGFDDISLANLVVPRLTTIRQPADTLARRAVSLLLEEPPGKGDEMIDGSLIVRGSSGPCAQPKVAGHKN, encoded by the coding sequence ATGTCAAAGATGCCTACAGTCAAGGATGTCGCCGAGTATGCGGGCGTATCCGTGGGCACCGTTTCGCGCGTGCTGTCGGGCGAAGCCGCGGTCAAACCTGTGCTGCGCGAAAAGGTCAGCGCCGCCATTTCTGCGCTCGGATACCGGCCGAATGTGACCGCGAGAGCGTTGCGCACCAGCAAAACCGACGTCATTGGTCTCGTCGTTCCCGACATCACCAATCCGTTCTTCGCGCAACTTGCTGCAAGCGTCGAGCGCGCCGCGCTCGAATGCGGGCATAGCCTCATGCTGGCTAGTTCGCATGACGATCGCGAGGCGGAGCAGAGCCACGTTTTCGCGTTCCTCGACCGGTCGGTGCGCGGCATCATCGTGGTGGCTTCGAGCGACGGTTCGGGCCTCCCCTTGGAGGGAGCGGTTCCAATCATATCGCTGGACCGGCGCTTCGGCACCTTTCCCTTGGTGTCGACCAACCATGCGCAAGCTGCCGCGCTAATTGCAGACCATCTCTATGGGTTGGGCCATCGCCACATCGCCTACATCGCTGGGCCACCCGACACGGAGGCGGGGCGCATGCGTAAAGAGGGCTTTGTCAGCCGCATTGACCTGTTTGGAAAGACCGGCGAGGCAGTTGAACTCGAAATCGCGTACGGCAAATTCGATTATGAGTCCGGTGAGAAAGTTGCCCGCGACCTGCTTTCGCGCCCACCACAGGATCGACCCACGGCAATCGCGGCTGCCAGCGACCAGCAGGCCATCGGCGCGCTGCGCGCTGCACGCGACCTCACGATCGATGTGCCGCGCAAGCTGTCCGTGACGGGGTTCGACGACATTTCGCTCGCTAACCTCGTCGTGCCACGGCTGACAACCATACGCCAGCCGGCCGACACGCTGGCACGGCGCGCGGTCAGCCTTCTCCTTGAGGAGCCGCCAGGCAAAGGAGACGAGATGATCGACGGATCGCTGATCGTGCGGGGTTCGAGTGGCCCGTGCGCGCAGCCCAAGGTCGCCGGGCATAAAAATTGA
- a CDS encoding RbsD/FucU domain-containing protein, translating into MLKGIRAELNGDILQALCNMGHGDYLVISDTNFPSDSIARQTRLGRLLTMENISAPQAIDAVLSVFPLDTPIQPSAGRMEVIGKPDEIPPIQQEVQVIVDRAEGKSSPMYPVERMTFYDIAKKAYCVIATGELRFYGCFLLTKGVIPAEEAVR; encoded by the coding sequence ATGCTCAAGGGAATCAGGGCCGAACTCAACGGCGATATTCTTCAAGCACTTTGCAACATGGGACACGGCGACTATCTCGTCATCTCCGACACGAACTTTCCGTCGGATTCGATCGCCCGCCAGACGCGTCTGGGTAGGCTTCTGACGATGGAAAACATTTCCGCGCCGCAGGCGATAGATGCGGTCCTCTCCGTCTTCCCGCTGGACACCCCGATTCAGCCTTCGGCGGGGCGCATGGAAGTGATCGGCAAGCCTGACGAAATCCCGCCGATTCAACAGGAAGTCCAGGTCATCGTCGATCGCGCCGAAGGCAAGTCATCGCCCATGTATCCGGTCGAGCGGATGACGTTCTACGACATCGCCAAAAAAGCCTATTGTGTGATCGCAACGGGAGAACTGCGATTTTATGGATGCTTCCTTCTGACCAAGGGCGTCATCCCGGCGGAGGAGGCGGTCAGATGA
- a CDS encoding diguanylate cyclase produces the protein MTASLHSLEGGSSAVNGNWTQFGGNLSFVCLAISLWALFSIQFQRRAFRQEKIAFGIIAGGASIGSILLAVEFHPGIYVDLRFSPLVLAGMFGGPIAAAFAAALAIAFRFAVGGTAMVDGIITMAIATGIGLAGHVWTRKRSPGPMDVALLSLALGFALVLSMAMLPTLVNAHVLAGVGFPLAVLNCLATVLGGFVLLKTQQWELERSILVTAFSQSPDYLYVKDRNSRFITVNENMTRLFRFRTTAEMIGLSDFNLMSRPLAEELYHLEQQVIDTGVPLIDSTERIEGRFLLASKVPLRDKQGRVIGLAGVTRDVTERTALERELRESKNLLSHAMAGMSDGIAMYDSRGFILFCNDQYRNAFPLSGEARVVGAHISDILRRVAETGERPGVPEGDVEEWIKAATASLHSNKDEEVQLHNGDWRSIRTRLAEDGAAMAVVSDITATKQAEIALRLSAEQLKNLAETDGLTGMVNRRAFDEAFARETAGSARKNTPFSLLMVDIDRFKAYNDTYGHPAGDQCLRVVSMCLRQSVSRPADIVARYGGEEFVVFLPDTSAKGAMIVAEQFARRLAQESIVHSGSEFGRVTASIGVSCATGAVLRANPNRLLTEADAALYDAKTQGRNRIMAHSPSGERHEIKEAG, from the coding sequence ATGACAGCTTCGTTACATAGCTTGGAAGGTGGATCCAGCGCGGTGAATGGCAATTGGACGCAATTCGGTGGCAACCTTTCATTCGTGTGCCTGGCGATCTCGCTGTGGGCGCTTTTTTCCATCCAGTTTCAGCGCCGTGCCTTCAGGCAGGAAAAAATCGCCTTCGGAATCATAGCCGGCGGCGCCTCCATCGGATCCATATTGCTGGCCGTTGAATTCCATCCCGGCATCTATGTCGACCTGCGCTTTTCGCCACTTGTATTGGCCGGCATGTTCGGGGGGCCGATCGCGGCGGCTTTTGCCGCAGCGCTGGCGATTGCCTTTCGTTTTGCCGTCGGCGGTACGGCGATGGTCGACGGGATCATCACAATGGCCATCGCCACCGGTATCGGTTTGGCCGGTCATGTCTGGACCCGCAAGAGATCTCCGGGACCGATGGATGTTGCGCTGCTGAGCCTGGCACTCGGCTTTGCATTGGTCCTGTCGATGGCTATGCTTCCCACCTTGGTGAATGCCCATGTGCTGGCCGGCGTCGGTTTTCCCCTGGCCGTATTGAATTGCCTGGCGACCGTTCTGGGCGGTTTCGTTCTCCTGAAGACGCAGCAATGGGAGTTGGAACGAAGCATATTGGTGACCGCATTTTCGCAGTCACCCGACTATCTCTATGTGAAGGACCGAAACAGCCGGTTCATCACCGTCAATGAAAACATGACCCGCCTCTTCCGTTTCAGGACGACGGCGGAGATGATCGGATTGTCGGATTTCAATCTGATGTCGCGACCACTCGCCGAGGAATTATATCATCTCGAGCAGCAGGTCATTGACACCGGGGTGCCGCTGATCGATTCCACCGAGCGTATCGAAGGCAGATTTCTGCTCGCCTCCAAGGTTCCGCTGAGGGACAAGCAGGGGCGTGTGATCGGCCTCGCAGGCGTAACGCGAGATGTTACGGAGCGCACCGCCCTGGAGCGGGAATTGCGCGAAAGCAAGAACCTGCTCTCGCATGCGATGGCCGGCATGTCCGATGGCATCGCCATGTACGACAGCAGAGGGTTTATCCTCTTTTGCAATGATCAGTATCGCAATGCGTTCCCGCTCTCCGGAGAGGCCCGCGTGGTCGGCGCCCATATCAGCGACATCCTGCGCCGCGTCGCCGAAACCGGTGAGCGGCCCGGTGTTCCGGAAGGGGATGTGGAGGAGTGGATCAAGGCTGCTACTGCTTCACTGCACAGCAACAAGGACGAAGAAGTTCAGCTTCATAACGGCGACTGGCGCAGCATCCGGACAAGGCTTGCGGAAGACGGTGCGGCAATGGCTGTGGTCTCGGACATCACGGCGACGAAGCAGGCAGAAATCGCACTCAGGCTATCGGCGGAACAGCTGAAAAATCTTGCCGAGACCGATGGGCTGACCGGCATGGTCAACCGCCGGGCCTTCGACGAAGCTTTCGCACGTGAGACGGCAGGCAGCGCCCGGAAGAACACGCCGTTCAGCCTTCTGATGGTCGATATCGACCGGTTCAAAGCCTATAATGACACCTATGGCCACCCCGCCGGCGACCAATGCCTGCGTGTCGTCAGCATGTGTTTGCGCCAGTCGGTCAGCCGACCGGCGGATATCGTTGCCCGCTACGGTGGAGAGGAATTCGTGGTGTTCCTCCCCGACACCAGCGCCAAAGGAGCAATGATCGTTGCCGAGCAGTTCGCTCGTCGCCTGGCCCAAGAGAGTATCGTTCATTCCGGCAGCGAATTCGGAAGGGTGACGGCCAGCATCGGCGTATCCTGCGCGACGGGAGCGGTCCTGCGGGCCAACCCGAACCGTCTCCTGACCGAGGCCGACGCCGCCCTCTACGACGCCAAAACGCAAGGCCGCAATCGCATTATGGCCCATTCGCCCAGCGGCGAACGGCACGAGATAAAGGAAGCTGGCTAG